The following proteins are co-located in the Microbulbifer sp. VAAF005 genome:
- a CDS encoding zf-HC2 domain-containing protein, which produces MMKTCREATRLMSESQERDLLISEKASLKLHLAVCTPCRNFGKQMKTLRHITKSYAQGGPEKADNEK; this is translated from the coding sequence ATGATGAAGACCTGCCGGGAAGCCACGAGGCTGATGTCTGAGTCCCAGGAGAGGGACCTGCTCATTTCCGAGAAGGCGAGCCTGAAGTTACATCTGGCGGTTTGCACACCTTGCCGCAATTTCGGCAAGCAGATGAAGACCCTCAGGCATATCACCAAATCCTATGCTCAGGGTGGCCCCGAGAAAGCTGACAACGAAAAATAG